Genomic DNA from Sphingomonas hankookensis:
CGTCGGCCTTGGCGGCGCGGACCATCATGCCCAGCAGCACCGACTTGCCGACGCCGGAGCCAGCCATGATGCCGACGCGCTGGCCCTGACCGATGGTCAGCAGCCCGTTGATCGCGCGCACGCCGACATCCATCGGCTCCAGCACGCGGCCCCGGTCCAGCGGCGACTGGATACGCCCCGCGAGCGGCCAGCGGCCCGCACCCCGGATCGGCCCCTTGCCGTCGATCGGCTTGCCCGCGCCATCGACCACCCGGCCGAGCATCGCGTCGCCGACCTCGGCCTCGCCCGGCTTGTCGCCCGGCCGCACCAGCGCACCGGGCAGCAGCGGTGCCGGGCCGCCCAGGTTCATCATCAGCGTCCGGCCGTTGCGGAAACCGATTGCCTCCGCCTCGACCATGCCGCCATCGCCGGTGCCGACCTGGCACACGGTCCCGACCGGTAGCGACAGCCCGACCGCTTCCATCAACAGCCCGTCATAGCTGGCGAGCTTGCCCGCCACCCGCGCGCGCGGACGGAAGTCGGTCGGGGCCAGCGCGCCCAGATAGTTTTCGGCGAAACGGTTCAGCATCAGCGGGGCACCGGTACGGTTTCGATTTCCGCGCCAAGCTGTTCCAGCCACAGCGACGGGCCATCCTCGACCACGGTCGAGGCGGATTCGAGGATGAAGCCGCCGCGCTCGACATGGGCGTCGGCGACCGGGAACACCGCCTTGGGCAGCTTGCCCTCGACCAGCGGCACATCCGCTTCGTGCATGCGCAGGATCGCGGATTCGGCGCCATCGGCCAGCAGGTCGGCGGCGGCGTCGATCCGTTCGATCAGGTGGTTGGCTGATACGCCGACCTCGCCCACGATCTGCCGCACCAGCGTCAGCACCGTCTCGCGCAGCCGCGCGGCCATCGCCTCGCGGTCGATATGGGTCGCGGCGCCCAGCGCTTCGGCCAGCTTCGCCAGCAGCGCATGGTCGCGCGCCGTGTCGGACTGGCTGGCAGCGGCCGCCGCGGCCAGCCCCTCGGCATAGCCCGCCGCATGCGCCTCTGCGACCGGATCGAGCGCGTGGACGCTGTCGTCCACCACCGCGCTGAACGGGTCCCATCCCTCGGTCGGGTTGGCATCGGGATCGGCCGGGCGGAAATGCTTCGGGCCGACCGGCTGCTGGGCAGCGGCGGTCGCGCCGGAATCGGCCGGACGAACCGGCACGACGCCGGTCGCCGCGAACGGATCGGGCGTACCGAAGGCGCGGGCCAGGATGTCCGCCGCCGCGACATGGCGGCTGGCGAAGCCGGCGACGAAGCCGTTGGCGGGGGCGGGGGAGGCGGCGCTCTCAAACATAATCGTCGTCGCCGCCGCCCATCATGATCGTCCCGTCCTTGGCCAGGTTGCGCGCGACGGTGATGACGCCTTTCTGCGCATCGAGCACCTCGGCCAGCTTCATCGGGCCGCGTGCCTCCATCTCGTCGCGAATGCCGTCGGCGGCGCGCGCCGACATGCAGCCGAGGAAGCGGTTGCGCGCATTCTCGTCCACGCCCTTGAGCGCCCGGACCAGCAGGTCGCTGTCGACGTTGCGGATCAGTACGCCCAGATTCTTGTCGTCCATCTCCAGCAGATTGTCGAAGACGAACAGCTGGTCCTCGATCTGGCGGGCGATGTCGCGGTCGATCTTGGCCAGCTTGGGCATGACCCGCGTCTCGGTCGCCTTGCGGCCCGACGACAGGATTTTCGCGGCATCCTTCGCCCCGCCCAGCTGCACGCCGGTGCCGCTGGTGCGACCGGTCGAGCGGCGCGCGACCATCGACTTCAGCGTATCGATCGCCTCGGGCGTGATCGGGCCCAGCTTGGCGATACGGTGCAGAATCTGCGGCTGCGACGCTTCGGGCAGTCCTTCGAGCACCTGCGCCGCGACGCTCGGGTCGAGGTTGGCGAGCAGGACGGCAGCGATCTGCGGATGCTCGTCCTTGATCAGGCTGACGATCTCGGCCGCATCCATCCAGTCGAGCAGCTCGATCTGGCACGCGGTCTCGACCGGCGTGATCTTGGCCAGCACGCTCTCCGCCTTGTCCTGGCCCAGCGCCTTGTTCATCACCGTTTCGATGTGCGGGCGCGGATCGAAGCCGACCGTGGTGCGCTCGCGCGCCTTCTCGACGAAATCGTCGAGCACCACCGACACCTCGTCCTCGCTGACATCGGCGACGCTGAACATCGCCTTGCCCAGCTGCTGCACCTCTTCGGGTTCCAGCTTCTGCAGGATGGCGGCGGCTTCCTCCTCGCCGACCAGCATCATCAGGACGGCGGCGCGCTCGACGCCGCTCTGGATACGGACGGGGGCGTTCACTGCTTGGTATCCGACTGGATCATGTCACGAATGGCGAGCGCGGCGCGCGTCGGATTGTCGCGCGTGAAGCCACGGACGAGGCCGACCCGGTCGTCGTAATTCTGCGCGGTTTCCAGCATCTCCATGCTGACCGGCGCTGGTCCGGCGGGGGCGTTGAGCGCGGCCTGCGCGGCAGCTTCGGCGGCGGCGACGCGGGCGGTCTCGGCGGCGGCATCGGCCTTGCGCCGCTCGTTGATCGCCTTGACCATCGGGCGGACGCCCATGAAAAGCACCAGCAGCGCGATGATGAGCGCGGTGCCGTTGCGCGCCGCCATCGGCACCCAGTCGGCATCGTACCACGGGCGGGCGACGTCGCCGGCGACCGCCTCGGGCGAGAACTTGCGGCTGATGACCGTCACCGTGTCCTGGCGCTGCTGGTTATAGCCGACCGCCGCCTTCACGAGGTCGTTGATCTGCTGGATTTCGGCCGGGGTACGCGGCTTGGCGCCTTCGGGTTCGCGCAGCAGCACGGCGACCGACAGGCGACGGATCGATCCCGGCGCGGCGCGGGTCACCGACACTTCCTTGCCCAGGTCATAGGCGCGGCTGAAATTCTCGGTGGTCTTGACCGGCGGGGTGGCGCCGGGCGCGGTGCCGGGCTGCACCGTCGCACCCGCCGGACCCGGGGTCGCGGTCGCCAGCGTGGAGGCGGCGGGCGGGGTGTTGCTCAGCGCGCCGGGCACGCCGCCGGGGGCGGTTTCGCCGGGCGTGTTGCCGGCCCAGTTGCCCTGTTCGGCGCGGACGACGCCCTGCTTGTCATAGCTTTCGCGCGTCGCCTGGCTCTGGTCCAGATCGACATCGGCCTGGATCTCGGCCGAGAAATTGCCGGCGCCCAGCAGCGGGGTCAGCAGCGTGTTGAGCTGCGCGCGATACTTGTCCTCGATACGGCGCTGATAATCGATCCGCTCGTCCGACAGGGTCGATCCTTCCGACCCGTCGGTCGGCTTGCTCAGCAGCGCGCCCATCTGGTCGATGATCGTCACCTGATCGGCCTTCATCCCCGGCATCGAGGAGGCGACGAGGTTGACGATCGAACGGACCTGCGCCTGGGTCAGGCTGCGGCCGGGTTCGAGGCGGACGATGACCGAGGCGGAGGGCTGCGCATTGTCGCGCACGAACACCGAGCTTTCGGGCATCGCCAGGTGGACGCGCGCATCCGCCACCGATTCGATCTCGCCGATCGACTTGGCCAGTTCGGTCTCGCGCGCCTGGCGCAGCCGCTCGCCCTCGACGGCGCGCGACACGCCCATCGGCAGCTGGTCGAGGATCGCATAGCCGCCCGGCGCCGCCTTGGGCAGGCCCTGTCCGGCCAGCAAAATCCGCGCGCGGTGATAATCGTCCTCGGCGACGGTGATGCCGCCCGAATCGTCCACGCTGCTGCTGATCTTCGCCGCGCCCAGCGCGTCGACGACCGCCTGCTTGTCGCTGTCGGGCAGCGACGGGAACAACGTGCGCTGCGGCGGAGTGGCGAGCGCCATCCACGCCAGCGCCGCCGACAGCACCAGCCCGACGACGAAGATCATCGGCAGGCTGCGCTTGACGGCGGGTTGCTTCATCAGCCCGCCGATCTGGGTCAGCGGGTTAGCGAATTTGGCGGGCGCTGCGGGGGCGGGGGCGGGAACGCCGCCTGCACCGGTGGTGGCGAGAGCGTTTTCCATATCAGACCGGCATGCTCATGATGTCCTTGTAGGCGGACAAGAGTTTGTTCCTGACCTGCATCGTGGCTTCGAAGCCGACCGATGCCTGCTGGCGCGCCATCATCACCTTGGCGATGTCCACGGTCTCGCCGCGTTCGTACATCGCCGACAATTCGCTCGCCTTGTTCTGCTGCGCGTTCACGCCCTTCAGCGCGTCGCCCATCGCCTCGACGAAGCTGGTCGGCTTCGCCGGTTCGGCCTGCACCGGGGCGGCCGCGACCTGCGCATTCGCCTTGGACAGCGCCTGGTTGCGCTCGAGGATCTGCGCGCGCAGCGCCATCACCCGGTCGACGCCCATCGCGCCGCCGACACCGCCGACGCCGCTCATGCCGACGCCGCCATCGACTGGGTCGCCGAAGCGGCCAGCAGCTCGCCGGCCTCACGCGCCTTGGCGAGGCGGTAGCGCAGCGTACGCTCCGAAATGCCCAGCCGGCGGGCGGTCTCGATCCGGTTGCCGCCGCATTCCTCCAGCGTGCGGCGGATCGCCGCGAACTCGTGGATCTGGACGATGTTGGTCAGCGTCGCCGCCACCGGCTCGACCGCGCGCGGGGCAGCGGCGGCGGCGGAGGTGCTGGCGCGATCGAACACGATATCGTGCGCCTCGATCCGGTCGCCCATGCCCAGCAGCAGCGCGCGCTGGATCACATTTTCCAGCTCGCGGGCATTGCCCGGCCAGTCGTGGCGGCCGAGCATCGCCAGCGCCTCGTCCGAAATCCACGGCAGCGTCGAACGCATGCCCGCATGGCGCACCACCATCGCGGCAGCGAGCGCAGCGATGTCGCCCGGCCGGTCGGCCAGCGCGCGGGTGGTCAGCGGGAAGACGCTGAGGCGGTAGTAAAGATCGGCGCGGAAGCGGCCGGCGGCGACTTCGTCCTGCAGGTCGCGATTGGCGCAGGCGACGACGCGGACATCGACCGCCTCGGCCTGGGTCGCGCCGATCGGCACGACTTCGCGTTCCTGCAACACGCGCAGCAGCTTCGCCTGCAGCGGCAGCGGCATTTCCGCGATCTCGTCGAGCAGCAGCGTGCCGCCATGGGCCGCGCGGAAAAAGCCTTCGCCCGCCGCACCCGCGCCGGTGAACGCGCCCTTCACATGGCCGAACAGCATCGCTTCGAGCATGGTTTCGGGCAGCGCCGCGCAGTTGATCGCGACGAACGGGCCGTCGGCGCGGGCGCTTTCGGCGTGGATGGTGCGGGCCAGCACTTCCTTGCCGGTGCCGGTCGGGCCGTTGACCAGCACGGTGATGTCGGCGCCGGCGACGCGGCGGGCCAGCGCCTGAAGGGCCAGGCTTTCCGGATCGGCGGCGACCGCCTCGTGCCGGCCGCACAGCAGGGCTGCGGCAAAGGCATGGGCCAGTTCGGTATCGGCATGCGAATAGGACAGGCGGGCCGGGCGGCCGTCCGCAAACGGCGTCGCGGCGGCGGGACCATCGGCCAGCACCAGCGTGCGCGCCGCGATCGGCGGCACTTCGCCTTCCATGACCAGGAACACGTCGTTCGGCCCCGGCTTCTGTCCGGCATTGGCCAGGGCGAAGCCCTGCGCACGCAGCGACGAAACCAGCGTGAACTTGGCGCCAAGCACGGCAGCGGATGGATAGATCGAGCGCATCGTTTCGGACATTCCCCCTGAACGGCACCCTTTTGCCGGCAAATGGTTAACGGCCGGTAAAATCCACCCCGATTCGGCTCTGTACTCCGCGTACGCCCTCGTGCGCGCGCGAGGGGCCGCAAAATGCCGGAACTTTTTTCCTTAACCCGGTCCGCTGCGTGCCGTTTCTCCGGGCAGCAGCTTCGATCCCGATCGCTTCAAGGGGGGACGCGGGGCGCTGGAAGTCAGACTGGAGGACACACCCAATGACCGTTATCGGATCCAACATCGGATCGCTCCGCGCCGCCAACGCCTCGTCCGCTGCCAACGACGCCCTGAAGGCTTCGATGGAGCGCCTGTCGACCGGCAAGCGTATCAACTCGGCCAAGGACGACGCCGCCGGCCTCGCCATCGCCAGCCGCATGACCAGCCAGATCAAGACCATGGCAGTCGCCGCACGCAACGCGAACGACGGCATCTCGATGGCGCAGACCGCCGAAGGCGCGCTGGGCGAAGTCACCAACATGCTGCAGCGCATGAAGGAACTGGCTGGGCAGGCGGCCAACGGCACGCTGGGTTCGGCGGAACGCAAGTCGCTCCAATCGGAAGTCGGTCAGCTGACCGCGCAGATCAACGACATCGCGAACAAGACCAACTTCAACGGCATCAACCTGCTCGACGGCACGGTGAAGGCCGTGACGCTGCAGACCGGTTCGCAGGCCGGCCAGACCACTTCGGTCAGCCTCACCAGCACCTCGGCCACCGCGCTCGGCCTGAACGGCTACCGTGTCGAAGGCCAGGCGACCACCGGCCGCATCAACGCCGCGTCCGTCGCGGTCGGCGACGTACAGTTCAACGGCAAGAACGCGCTCGGCACTGCCTTGACCACGGCTGACGCCGAAACGACCGCTGCCAGCATCAATGGCAACACCGGCCAGACCGGCGTGTCGGCCAAGGCATATAACACTCTGTCAGGCGGTCCGATCGCGGCGGGCGGCATCACCGCGACCGGCAGCCTGACCATCAAGGTCGGTGCGAACGCAGCCGTCGACATCACCGGCGCCAACGGCCAGGAACTGGTCGACAAGATCAACCGCGACGTGGGCGGCATCAGCGCGCAGCTCGACAGCGAAGGCAAGATCGTCCTGTCGAACGACACCGGAAAAACGATTGAAATCGCCGGTTCAGCAGCGGGCAAGGCGGGCTTCACCAACGGCACCTATGGCGGCTTCGTCGCCCTGCAGAGCTCGACCGGCGAAGCGATCGACATCAAGCGCAGCGCGACTGGCGCAGCGGCGAGCTTGACCGCGCTCGGCTTGAACGAAACCACCTCGAATGAAGGCGTAAAAGGTACCGCTGTCGGCGATACTGCACTCTCCGTTACCGACGACGTGAAGATCAACGGCGTTGCCGTGGGTGCCTCGAACGACGCATCGGCCGCATCGAAGGCCGCCGCGATCAACGCCGTCAGCGACAAGTCGGGTGTCACCGCAACCGCTACGACCAAGGCGACCGTTGCACTGGCAGCCGGGAAGATCGTTGCCTCCAACACCTTGGTTGTCAACGGTTCGACGGTGACGCTTAGCGACTCGGACGGTGTTAGCGGTATGTCGATGTCGGACGTGGTGAAGAACATCAACGGTGCCGGCATCAGCGGCCTGGTCGCGTCGAGTGACGAGAAGGGCAACCTGATCCTCACCTCGTCGACCGGCAACGACATCACGCTGAAGGACGGCACCGGCGGTACCTCGGCGGGCTTGGTCATCGACATGAAGGGCGATGACGGCGGTGCCTCGACCGGCGCGATCGCCACCGGCCTGACCCTGCGTGGTCGTGTCGAGCTGAAGTCGGACACCGGTGCGGAAATCCGCGTCGAAGGTTCGGGCGGTCCGACCGGCTCGCTCGCCAAGGTCGGCCTGTCGGCCCAGGGCGGCTCGGCCGATACGGTCGGCGGCGCGCTGAACGTCTCGACCCAGGCGAATGCCGCGGTGGCGATGAACGCCATCGACAAGGCGCTCGACAAGGTCTCGGCGATCCGCGGCGACCTCGGTGCGGTGCAGAACCGTCTGCAGGTCACCGTCAACAACCTGACGACCACCTCGTCGAACCTGCAGGAAGCGCGCAGCCGCATCGAAGACACCGACTTCTCGGCGGAATCGACGGCGCTCGCCAAGGCGCAGATCCTCGGCCAGGCCTCGACCGCGATGCTGGCGCAGGCCAACCAGTCGCAGCAGGGCGTGCTGAAGCTGCTCGGCTAATCGGGCTCCGCCGCCGCCGTTCCCCCTTGATGAAGGCGGCGGCGGCGGGACTCCCGGCAACGGGCCAGCCCCCGGTGACCATCACGGTCACCGGGGGTTTCGGCGTTCCGGAGCACGGCCGACAGACTCTATATATAGGGGCATCGACAGACGCGCCGCGGCCTGCACGTCGCGCAACCCCGATCCTCCCCGCTCCGCGGGAGGGGGACCGTCCGCAGGACGGTGGAGGGGGGCGTCCACGAACGCCCCGGCTTCCTTCGTATCCCTGCGAAGGCGCAAATCCGGAATGCAAGGCATTGCCCGTCCGGAAAAGCCTTGTCCGTATCCCCGCGTAGGCGGGGATCCAGAACCTCAAACGCAACGCCGGCGTCCAAAAACCCTGGCCCCCCGCCTGCGCGGGGGTACGTCCCAAGAGCAACGGCAACGGGCTAGCCCACTTTCCTACAACCAACCCGCTACGCTAAACTCAACGTCCCGATCCTTCCCATCCGCCAACCTCCCACGTCACCCCGGGCCAGACCCGGGGTCCCGCTTCTTCTTCTCCGACCATCTCCGACCCACCACCCAACGCCCAACGCAAAACGCGCACGAGTGTGAACTTAGTGAACTTTGGCCACGAAAAAGGGGCCGAACCCCTGGTCCGACCCCGCTCAAGCGTTTGGAAATAAAAGAAAACTACCCCGAAGCTCGCGCCAACGCCCGTTTCAGCTTCTCATGCGCCGCCTTCTTGATCTGGCAGATGCGCGCTGCGCCGACGCCCAGCACCTGCCCGATCTCCTCGAGGTTCAGTTCCTCGACATAATAAAGCTGGATCACCTGCGCCTCCCGCTCGGGCAGCGCGGCGATCGCGGCGATCAGCGTGCTCCGCAACTCACCCTCGGCCAGCGCCTCGAACGCGTCGGGGCCGTCGTCCATGAACCACGGCGCCTCGTCGGTATAGACGTCGTCGATCGAATCGAACTGCACCGACTGGACATCGGCATAATCGACCCGCAGCCGCCCCAGCGGCACGCCCAGCCGGTCGGCGATCTCCGCCGGCACCGGCGCGCGGCCCAGCTCCACCGTCAGGCTCGACACCGCCTTGGCATAGTCGCGCCGCCGCTTCATCGCCCCGCGGCTGATCGTCGCCTGTCGCCTGAGTTCGTCGATCATCGCCCCGCGCAGCCGGGTGGCGAGATACTGCTCGAACGTCACCGTGCCGCGATCCTCGAACATCGGCACCGCCTCGACCAGCGCGACGAGGCCGACCTGCACCAGGTCCTCGACATCGACCATCGTGCTCATGTGACCATGGACGTGCCACGCGATCCGGCGGACCAGCGGCAGGTGGCGGCGGACGATCGCGTCGCCGTCGTTCGGTTTCGCATGCCGGGTATAGACCGGCGTGCTCAGCTCGGGCTGGGGGAAGAAGGGGGCGTTCATGCTGCGATGGCCTCCGGGGCGCCGATGACGGCGACGACTTCGACTGCCTTGTCCTCGGGAACTTCGAAGAAGCTCATGACGGGGGTGTCGGGCAGGTAGGACTTGATCAGCTTGCGGATCGCGACGCGGATCGACGGCTGCACGACCAGCGCGAACGGCTTGGCCTCGGCCATCAGCGGCTGCGCAGCGTTGGTCAGCGCGTCGACGATGCGACGGCCCAGATCGGGTTCGATCGCGTGGCGGCGGCTGGGATCGTTCCGCATCGCCTGGCCCAGCAGCGCCTCCAGCTGCCCCTCGAGCGTCATCACCCGCAGCGGCTCGCGCACCCCGCACAGCTTCTGGATGATGAGGGCGCCCAGTTCCGGCCGGATCAGCTCGACGATCTCGTCGGCATCCTGCGTCCGCTGGGCGACCACGACGATCGCGGCGGCGATACGGCGGAATTCCTTGAGCGTGATATTCTCGGCCAGCAGCGCGCGCAGCACCTGCGTCAGCGTGGTGAGCGTCAGCGGGTTGGGGCACAAAGCCGCCACCAGATTGGCGGCACGGTCCTTGAGGCCGTCGAGCAGCGCCTGCACCTCGTCCGGACCCAGCAGCTCGGTCGCATTGACGGTCAGCACATGGTTCAGGTGCGTGGCGATGACGGTCCCGGCATCGACCACCAGATAGCCGGCACCCGTCGCTGCATCGGCGTCGCCCGGCTGGATCCACACCGCGTCCAATCCGAAGGTCGGGTCCTTGGCGGTTTTGCCGTTCAGCATGCCGACCGCCTGGCCCGTGTCGAGCGCCAGCATCTCGGTCGCCGACGCCATGTCCTCGCCGACGACCACGCCGCCGATCGAGATGCGATAGGTGTAGGGGGCGAGGTTGATATCGTCGCGCACCTTCACCTGCGGCACGACGAAGCCCAGTTCCTTGGACAGCTGGCGGCGGACCCCGGTGATCCGGCTCATCAGCGGCGCGCCCTTGCGCTCGTCGACCAGCGGCACCAGGCCATAGCCGATGTCGAGCATGATGTGGCAGGTGTCGGCCACTTCCTCCCAGCAGATCTTCGACAGGTCGGCTGCTTCGGGCAGCGCCTCGACCGGCGGCGGGGGCGGGGGGGCGTTCTTGATCTTGCCCAGTTTCCACGATGCGAAGCCCGCAATGCCGGCGGCGGGCGCCAGCACGAGGAACGGCATCCCCGGCAGCATCGCCAGCAGCCCCAGGATACCGGCGACCGGCGCCCAGGTGCGGTGCGACGCGAACTGCGTCCCGATCTGGCCGGCCAGATCCTGCGAAGACGTGGAGGTGACGCGGGTAACGATGGCGGCGGCGGCGATCGACAGCAGCAGCGAGGGGACCTGCGCGACCAGCGCGTCGCCGATCGCGAGCAGGACATAGGTCTGCGCCGCTTCGCCGACCGCCATCTGGTGGCTGACGACGCCGAGGATCAGGCCGCCGACGATGTTGATCGCGAGGATCAGCAGGCCGGCGACCGCGTCGCCCTTCACGAACTTCGACGAACCGTCCATCGCGCCGTAGAAATCGGCTTCGGCGCCGGTCTCGATCCGCTTGTTGCGGGCTTCGTCGGGGGTGATCAGGCCGGCGTTCAGGTCGGCGTCGATCGCCATCTGCTTGCCGGGCAGGGCGTCGAGGGTGAAGCGCGCCGAGACTTCGGACACGCGGCCCGCACCCTTGGTCACCACGATCATGTTGATGATGATCAGGATCGAGAAGACGAAGAGGCCGACGACATAGTCGCCACCGATCAGGAACGTCCCGAACGCCTCGATGACATGGCCCGCCGCCGCTTCGCCTTCATGCCCGTGCACCAGCACGACGCGGGTCGACGCGACGTTGAGGCCCAAGCGGAACAGCGTCGCGAACAGCAGCACGGTCGGGAAGGCGGAGA
This window encodes:
- a CDS encoding sigma 54-interacting transcriptional regulator, which codes for MRSIYPSAAVLGAKFTLVSSLRAQGFALANAGQKPGPNDVFLVMEGEVPPIAARTLVLADGPAAATPFADGRPARLSYSHADTELAHAFAAALLCGRHEAVAADPESLALQALARRVAGADITVLVNGPTGTGKEVLARTIHAESARADGPFVAINCAALPETMLEAMLFGHVKGAFTGAGAAGEGFFRAAHGGTLLLDEIAEMPLPLQAKLLRVLQEREVVPIGATQAEAVDVRVVACANRDLQDEVAAGRFRADLYYRLSVFPLTTRALADRPGDIAALAAAMVVRHAGMRSTLPWISDEALAMLGRHDWPGNARELENVIQRALLLGMGDRIEAHDIVFDRASTSAAAAAPRAVEPVAATLTNIVQIHEFAAIRRTLEECGGNRIETARRLGISERTLRYRLAKAREAGELLAASATQSMAASA
- the fliE gene encoding flagellar hook-basal body complex protein FliE yields the protein MSGVGGVGGAMGVDRVMALRAQILERNQALSKANAQVAAAPVQAEPAKPTSFVEAMGDALKGVNAQQNKASELSAMYERGETVDIAKVMMARQQASVGFEATMQVRNKLLSAYKDIMSMPV
- the fliA gene encoding RNA polymerase sigma factor FliA, with the protein product MNAPFFPQPELSTPVYTRHAKPNDGDAIVRRHLPLVRRIAWHVHGHMSTMVDVEDLVQVGLVALVEAVPMFEDRGTVTFEQYLATRLRGAMIDELRRQATISRGAMKRRRDYAKAVSSLTVELGRAPVPAEIADRLGVPLGRLRVDYADVQSVQFDSIDDVYTDEAPWFMDDGPDAFEALAEGELRSTLIAAIAALPEREAQVIQLYYVEELNLEEIGQVLGVGAARICQIKKAAHEKLKRALARASG
- a CDS encoding FliH/SctL family protein, giving the protein MFESAASPAPANGFVAGFASRHVAAADILARAFGTPDPFAATGVVPVRPADSGATAAAQQPVGPKHFRPADPDANPTEGWDPFSAVVDDSVHALDPVAEAHAAGYAEGLAAAAAASQSDTARDHALLAKLAEALGAATHIDREAMAARLRETVLTLVRQIVGEVGVSANHLIERIDAAADLLADGAESAILRMHEADVPLVEGKLPKAVFPVADAHVERGGFILESASTVVEDGPSLWLEQLGAEIETVPVPR
- the flhA gene encoding flagellar biosynthesis protein FlhA, which gives rise to MQAILSNPKSLLPAMRGSALPAAILLLVLLMVVPIPAFMLDIFFVMNIMISIAVLMVALNAQKPLDFSAFPTVLLFATLFRLGLNVASTRVVLVHGHEGEAAAGHVIEAFGTFLIGGDYVVGLFVFSILIIINMIVVTKGAGRVSEVSARFTLDALPGKQMAIDADLNAGLITPDEARNKRIETGAEADFYGAMDGSSKFVKGDAVAGLLILAINIVGGLILGVVSHQMAVGEAAQTYVLLAIGDALVAQVPSLLLSIAAAAIVTRVTSTSSQDLAGQIGTQFASHRTWAPVAGILGLLAMLPGMPFLVLAPAAGIAGFASWKLGKIKNAPPPPPPVEALPEAADLSKICWEEVADTCHIMLDIGYGLVPLVDERKGAPLMSRITGVRRQLSKELGFVVPQVKVRDDINLAPYTYRISIGGVVVGEDMASATEMLALDTGQAVGMLNGKTAKDPTFGLDAVWIQPGDADAATGAGYLVVDAGTVIATHLNHVLTVNATELLGPDEVQALLDGLKDRAANLVAALCPNPLTLTTLTQVLRALLAENITLKEFRRIAAAIVVVAQRTQDADEIVELIRPELGALIIQKLCGVREPLRVMTLEGQLEALLGQAMRNDPSRRHAIEPDLGRRIVDALTNAAQPLMAEAKPFALVVQPSIRVAIRKLIKSYLPDTPVMSFFEVPEDKAVEVVAVIGAPEAIAA
- the fliF gene encoding flagellar basal-body MS-ring/collar protein FliF, encoding MENALATTGAGGVPAPAPAAPAKFANPLTQIGGLMKQPAVKRSLPMIFVVGLVLSAALAWMALATPPQRTLFPSLPDSDKQAVVDALGAAKISSSVDDSGGITVAEDDYHRARILLAGQGLPKAAPGGYAILDQLPMGVSRAVEGERLRQARETELAKSIGEIESVADARVHLAMPESSVFVRDNAQPSASVIVRLEPGRSLTQAQVRSIVNLVASSMPGMKADQVTIIDQMGALLSKPTDGSEGSTLSDERIDYQRRIEDKYRAQLNTLLTPLLGAGNFSAEIQADVDLDQSQATRESYDKQGVVRAEQGNWAGNTPGETAPGGVPGALSNTPPAASTLATATPGPAGATVQPGTAPGATPPVKTTENFSRAYDLGKEVSVTRAAPGSIRRLSVAVLLREPEGAKPRTPAEIQQINDLVKAAVGYNQQRQDTVTVISRKFSPEAVAGDVARPWYDADWVPMAARNGTALIIALLVLFMGVRPMVKAINERRKADAAAETARVAAAEAAAQAALNAPAGPAPVSMEMLETAQNYDDRVGLVRGFTRDNPTRAALAIRDMIQSDTKQ
- the fliG gene encoding flagellar motor switch protein FliG gives rise to the protein MNAPVRIQSGVERAAVLMMLVGEEEAAAILQKLEPEEVQQLGKAMFSVADVSEDEVSVVLDDFVEKARERTTVGFDPRPHIETVMNKALGQDKAESVLAKITPVETACQIELLDWMDAAEIVSLIKDEHPQIAAVLLANLDPSVAAQVLEGLPEASQPQILHRIAKLGPITPEAIDTLKSMVARRSTGRTSGTGVQLGGAKDAAKILSSGRKATETRVMPKLAKIDRDIARQIEDQLFVFDNLLEMDDKNLGVLIRNVDSDLLVRALKGVDENARNRFLGCMSARAADGIRDEMEARGPMKLAEVLDAQKGVITVARNLAKDGTIMMGGGDDDYV